The nucleotide sequence CGCCGCGATACTTCCTCAGCGAGCGGTGTGGGCGGCAGTGGGGGCTCTTCGCGGAGCGCCTCCGGCAGTACGAGAAGGAGACCGGACGGCGTGCTCCGGCGCTGCTCTCCGTGCTCTGGGCCGACAGTGAAATCGTCAAGACCAACAGCGAGCCCGTCCGGCAGTTGATCCGGCTACGCAGTCACCGGCCGCGCTACGAGGCGCTGCTCGCCGTACTGGCCGGCCAGATCGCGAGTACCGTCGAAGAGCACCGGATCCCACCGAGCAGTCCGAACTTCGACCTGGCCAAGGTGCCGAACGCCTTCGGGTACACCGCAGTCGGGCCCTCCGGCCGGACCGGGCACGAGTCGAGCGTTCAGACACCAATCCGGAAGGATCTTGCTGGCACGGTCAGCCAGCGGGTGCACTTCATCGTAGCGGCGGGCAGCCGGACCGAGATGGGCGGCATTCGAGAGGATCTCCGATTCTACGGCGACCGGGGAAGAGATTGGGCCGCTTACCGTCCGGTGCTGCCGGAGCCGCTGGTCGCGCACGCCTGCGCACTCGCGGCCGACCGCCTCTTCGGGTCCGACGTGGCCGATCTCGTCGATCTATCAAACCGGCTCGACCGAGCGCGCCGCAACAACGAGATCGTCGTGCTGCTGGTCGACGCATGGATCACACGCCTCGTGTCCTATCAGCGGATACTCGCCGAATTCGACCGTCGCTCCGATCCGAGTGTCGCGGTGCTGGCGCCGGCCAGCCTGGCCGATGCGGAAACGGTCCGGCACGGCGGGGAACTCCGGGCAGGACTGGTGCGGATGCTACCGCACAGACTGGCGCGTGAGGACCAGCTTGTCCGTACCGAAATCGACAGCCCGGAGGCCTTCGAAGCTGACCTTGTGGCGGCGCTGGAGGAGGCACAGAATCGTATCTTCAGCAACGGCCGGGTGTTCCGCCGACCTGCCCGGAACGATCCTGTCGAACGTCCAATCCTGCGGGGTCCGTAATGGACGGTCGGAACTCCGAGCGGTTTGCCCGCGTGCTCGACCCACTGATCACGGAGATCGTGGCGGAGAATCTCCGGCTGCCCGAGTTCGACCCGAACGCCGAAGCCCGGTCCGATCCGCGGCGGGTGGCAGGCAAGTTCCATCCACTCGCCGGAATTGTTCTTCAACCCTGGCTGATTTTCAGTTCGAAGGTTGCTGAGGACCAGCAACGCTGCGACGCAAAGGGGCCGGTCGAGAACCCTGGCGTCGCGCTACATACCTGGTGGGGTGATGATCATGAACAACCCTGAGGACGGTCAGCAGTCAACCGGCCGGATCATCACCTTCTATTCGTACAAAGGTGGCACGGGCCGGACGATGGCGTTGGCCAACGTCGCCTGGCTGTTGGCCAGTAACGGCTACCGAGTGTTAGCCATCGACTGGGACCTGGAGTCTCCCGGCCTGCACCGCTACTTCCATCCGTTCTTGGTCGACAAGGAGCTGCGCGACTCGCACGGCGTGATCGACCTGGTCCGTGAGTACGCCAAGGCGGCGACGCGGCCGGCTGAGGACGGCTCGGGGGTGCTGGATTCGGCCGAGGTGTCCGAACTGGCCCGGGTCCAGCGCTACGCCAGCTCGCTGGAGTTCCCCTTCCCGAACGACGGCGGGATCGACCTGGTGCCGGCGGGACGGCAGGGCCCCGAGTACTCGGCCCGGGTCAGCACCTTCAACTGGGACGACTTCTACGACCGTCTCGGCGGCGCGGTCTTCCTGGACGCGTTTCGCAAGGACCTCCGAGCCAACTACGACTACATCCTGATCGACAGTCGGACCGGGCTCAGCGACACCGCCGGCATCTGCACCGTGGTGCTGCCGGACGTGCTGGTCAACTGCTTCACCATGAGCACCCAGAGCATCCAGGGTGCGGTCTCGGTGGCCCGGTCGATCCGCAACCACCGGCGGGGCCGACCGGTCCAGATCTACCCGGTACCGAGTCGGGTGGAGGACGGCGAGCAGGTCAAGCTGGAACGCAGCCGTACGCACGCCCGGCAGCAGTTCGAACCCTTCGTCCGGGCGCTGGAACGGCAGAACGTCGACAAGTACTGGGGCTCCGTCGAGATCCCCTACAAGGTCTACTACGCCTACGAGGAAATCCTCGCCGCGTTCGGTGATCGGCCCCGCCAGGAGGGGACGCTGCTGGCCGCGTACGAGCGACTGGCCGGGATGGTGATCGGCTCGCCAATCGAGCTGCCGATCCTGATCCCGGAGGCCAACCGGCTGCGTTGGCTGGCCGACTTCGAACGCCGTACCCCACTGACGCCGGGCGAGGTCGTGATCAGTTACGTCCTGCGGGACCGCATCTGGGCCGAGTGGATCGCGGCCGAGTTGAACCGGGTCAGCATCCCCAGCCGGCTGGTCGAGCAACACCTGTCGGTGGACGAGGTCGGCCGGGCCGACCGGATGCTGGTGCTGCTCTCCCAGGAGTACGCGCGTTCCCGCGACGCGACGCGGCTGTGGCGGCGCGGACACGAGAGGGAGCACAACGGCCCTGGTCGATTTATCGTCCCGATTAGGTTGGACACCACCCCCACCCCGCCGGTGTTCGAGGAGCGGGACGTGGTGGACCTGCACGGGGTGTCGGCGACGCGGGCCCGGGACACTCTCCTGACGGCCCTCGACCTGGTGGAGGTGCCGTCGTCACCCGGTCCCGGGAGTGGTGGCCAGACCTGGCCGCGGTTCCCGGCGGCGCTGCCCCCGGTCTGGCGGGTACCGGCTCGGAACCCGGCGTTCACCGGCCGGGCCGCCATCCTGGAAACCCTGCGGAACCGGCTGCACCGGCATCCGACGGCACAGCCCCTGGCGTTGCTCGGTCTGGGCGGCGTCGGCAAGACCCAGATCGCCCTGGAGTACGCACACCGGTTCGCCGCCTACTACGAGATCGTCTGGTGGATCTCGGCGGACCAGCCACAAATCGTCCGGACCGAGCTGGCCAAACTTGCCGGACAGCTCAAGCTACAGTCCGGGCCGACCGTGAACGAGCAGGTCGACGCCGTTCTCCAGGCGTTACGGCAGGGCGACCTGTTCCCTCGATGGCTGATCATCTTCGACAACCCGGAAGAGCCGGAGCAACTCCGGGAGTTCCTGCCCGACGGCCCCGGAGACGTCATCGTCACCACCCGCAACCAGAGCTGGACACACGTTGCCGAGTACCTGGAGATCGGGGTCTTCGAGCGGACCGAGAGCGTCGAGCTGATCTCCCGGCGAGTCGAGACGATGGTGCCGAGCGACGCCGACGCGGTGGCCGAGCGACTGGGCGATCTTCCGTTGGTGGTGGAGCAGGCGGCGGCCTGGTTGGCCACCACGGCAATGCCGGTGCGGAACTACCTGCGGCTACTGGACACCCGGCTGCCCGAGATGTTGGCGGAGAAGCCGCCCCAGGGCTATCCGACCTCGGCGGCGGTCGCCTGGAACCTGTCGCTGCAACGGCTGCGGGAGAGCCGGCCCGCAGCCGCCCGGCTGCTGGAACTCTTCTCGTTCTTCTCCCCCGAGCCGATCCCGACCTGGCTGCTCCAGACGCCCCGGATGGTCGAAGAGTTGGCCAAGGTCGACCGGGCGATGCGGGACCCGCTGCTGCACGGATCGCTGATCCAGGATATCGGTCGGTATGCGCTTGCCCGGGTTGATCCAACAATCAACGCGATTCGGGTTCACCGGCTGGTACAAGCGGTGATCAGGGACGCGATGAGCGTCGAGGCGAGGGCGGAGAGTCGGGTGCAGGTGCAGGAGATCCTCGCGGCCACGTCGGCCGCGAGGCAGGGTGGGGTGGACGACCAGGAGAACTGGTCGACCTACGAGGAGCTGCGCCCCCATCTCGAGCCTTCCGGCGCGCTGGAGTCCCAGGACGACGCGACGCGACAGCTGGTCCTCGACATGGT is from Micromonospora sp. WMMD1102 and encodes:
- the fsxC gene encoding FxsC protein codes for the protein MLWADSEIVKTNSEPVRQLIRLRSHRPRYEALLAVLAGQIASTVEEHRIPPSSPNFDLAKVPNAFGYTAVGPSGRTGHESSVQTPIRKDLAGTVSQRVHFIVAAGSRTEMGGIREDLRFYGDRGRDWAAYRPVLPEPLVAHACALAADRLFGSDVADLVDLSNRLDRARRNNEIVVLLVDAWITRLVSYQRILAEFDRRSDPSVAVLAPASLADAETVRHGGELRAGLVRMLPHRLAREDQLVRTEIDSPEAFEADLVAALEEAQNRIFSNGRVFRRPARNDPVERPILRGP
- the fxsT gene encoding FxSxx-COOH system tetratricopeptide repeat protein translates to MNNPEDGQQSTGRIITFYSYKGGTGRTMALANVAWLLASNGYRVLAIDWDLESPGLHRYFHPFLVDKELRDSHGVIDLVREYAKAATRPAEDGSGVLDSAEVSELARVQRYASSLEFPFPNDGGIDLVPAGRQGPEYSARVSTFNWDDFYDRLGGAVFLDAFRKDLRANYDYILIDSRTGLSDTAGICTVVLPDVLVNCFTMSTQSIQGAVSVARSIRNHRRGRPVQIYPVPSRVEDGEQVKLERSRTHARQQFEPFVRALERQNVDKYWGSVEIPYKVYYAYEEILAAFGDRPRQEGTLLAAYERLAGMVIGSPIELPILIPEANRLRWLADFERRTPLTPGEVVISYVLRDRIWAEWIAAELNRVSIPSRLVEQHLSVDEVGRADRMLVLLSQEYARSRDATRLWRRGHEREHNGPGRFIVPIRLDTTPTPPVFEERDVVDLHGVSATRARDTLLTALDLVEVPSSPGPGSGGQTWPRFPAALPPVWRVPARNPAFTGRAAILETLRNRLHRHPTAQPLALLGLGGVGKTQIALEYAHRFAAYYEIVWWISADQPQIVRTELAKLAGQLKLQSGPTVNEQVDAVLQALRQGDLFPRWLIIFDNPEEPEQLREFLPDGPGDVIVTTRNQSWTHVAEYLEIGVFERTESVELISRRVETMVPSDADAVAERLGDLPLVVEQAAAWLATTAMPVRNYLRLLDTRLPEMLAEKPPQGYPTSAAVAWNLSLQRLRESRPAAARLLELFSFFSPEPIPTWLLQTPRMVEELAKVDRAMRDPLLHGSLIQDIGRYALARVDPTINAIRVHRLVQAVIRDAMSVEARAESRVQVQEILAATSAARQGGVDDQENWSTYEELRPHLEPSGALESQDDATRQLVLDMVRYLWLRGDLAGSEELAEATLKQWSTMFEVEDALALRLRVQLANVVRNAGRFQESFAISRDVLPRLEGLVGPDHFYTLEAAGGLAADLNAAGEYTEAAERNRTSWARWRSAYGDDFFRTLGAANNVAWSERLLGNYGEAARIDADTLRRRRKVHGGRDRRTLHSAVAYGRDLRALGDLAASRETLTKALEECRSVLGDDDKVTLWAARSLAVTIRQMGQPQDAVALLDDTLRRSHQVLGERHPETKQCLLESACLRSALGEHVAAQQQAREAVTYFHEKSGPDHPLTLGAENDLGIFLLRAGDAAAALPILADAAERFTDRLSEDHPYTLACRLNMANVRFATGDAADARRLDERTQSKLVERLGGKHPTTIAATANLAVSLRETGAVHDGRRQLHKALELSRRVLGEEHPSTAAIRDGQRTNIDIELEPS